ccgctactgagggtcagagcgTCAATGTTAATCAGGCCAGCGAGCTTGTTATCCCCACCACTGTCAACACTGCAGCTGGAGGTGGAGAATGAGAGGCTTTCATtgcgaagcctattccagaagaAGCGACCTTCGAGGAAAGGTGCGCGATTATCATAGAAAATATCGAGAATTTTCGCAAGAATATGGACGCTGATTTTGCTAGGGAAACCGCAAAGGCAGATAAGCTCTTACGCGAACTAGATCAGCGTATGACTCGACATACAGAGGATACCCGACAGCAGATCGCATAATCAGAAAGTGCTGTGAAGGCACATGCCGCAGGTATCGTTAGCGAGCAGGATCAGCGTCAAAAGGCAATTTTGGAGGCTATAGCGGGTCACACCAAGCAGACCGCGTCGGATATGGCAAGTCTTCGCAAGGATGGGGCCAACCTAGCAACCGAGGTGGCTATGCAGAGAGCAGAATTGAATCAAGCAAGAGAAGTattgaacaaagctttaggggatcctaatgctATCCTTGGCTCTCTCGACCAACCAtccggttcaggcaagtacgtgccgccAAATCAGCGCGAGAAGACTAACAACCATGCTGTTTCTTCCTCAGCTACTATTGCTGCTACACCGTCGAAGAATAAAGAACAAGCACTGGTTATCAGTGGCAGCAAGGAAAAGACTGCTTCATCAAGCGGACACACCACGAGACAAAGGCACCAAGCCTCAAAGGGCGCGGGGACTTCGTCAGAACCCGTTACGTTCGTTCAGTATGACAGCGACGGGGCAGAGATGGTGTATCAAGAACTGCCGGGAAGTTATTATGGGCTCGACCAAACCGGCACCTCGATCAAGATAATAGCTCTGTCAAAGGAAGAGATTACGCCAGCTGTAACTCTCCAACAACAGGCTACTACCCGCGTTGTGCATGTCGGGGAAGGGTCGGTAATGGTGAACCAGGCAGTACCTGTGCAAGCAACCCACCGGACTGCGGCGACACCTCCTCCGGGCCCAGATTATGTCAGACGTGATgaagtagaggagatgatcagattggccaaccctagggcccagccagatggggtctatgaaggacctttcccgccacacatcatgctcgcacctttcccCCGGGGTTATAAGAATATcattttttctactttttcaggggaggaCACTGAAGATGCGGCAAcgcatctggccaggtttagggtacagtgtggccaataccagaatgatgatgtcctcaaatgcaggatctttggcacttctctgtcGAGCGCCGCCTTCAGATGGTTTTCTAAGCTTAGGCCAGGAATAGTGGCGGATTGGCCGACAATGGAACTGCTCTTCCGAGAGACGTTCGGGACTATTGAGCCAGAAGTAGACTTAGcctctctcactcagatggcccagCAGCCTACAGAATCAGCAGTTGCCTATCTTCAGCGCTTTTAaatccagaaagccaagctgaatGTCATCCTGCCCGAGAAGGAGTTAGTCAAGTTGGCGGTCAAGGGTTTGGAGCCCCGTCAatgaaagaagcagcatggcagcatgattcagtcgatgggagaactcatcacagaggtgggtAGTTTCGAGCATTTCCTCAGAGAAACAGATGCGAGGAAGAATGCCTCCAAAGGAACGTACGTGCCAGGTAAACATCGTACTGTAGCAGCCCTAAGCTACCAACAAGCCACCTACGACCCTTATTACCATCATAACGCTGAAGAAATGGTccaggatgatgaagaggacgAGGATATAGCGGCCTACGAGTTAACCGGGAAAAGAATCCGTCCTTGAAACAGTTGAAAATTTCCAAGGAGCCTGTTAAACTCAAATCGATGGTCTTTACCAAACCGGAGTTTGCGACATATacttatgatgccaataaggctcACGAGATCCTTGACGAGATGATcgctgcgaagatggtgaagactgattttggaccttttccgcGGCCAGAGCAGTTGAAGGGGAAGAAATATTGCAagttccataatctgtggaatcacaataccgcggactgtgtaaagctcaaagaccagattcatgtatggcttaataacggtAGTTTGCAGGTAAAGGCTCCAGTCACAGCGGCGGCACTAGTGGACGTAGATCCCTTTCCAGACACTGGGATCAACATGGTCAATGTAGACTGGACCAAACAGCAGCGACGGAAACCAACTCTGGATTTGGGTCCAAACGAGCAGAGTGAGAAGTCCATCGCGGATGAGACACCCGCCAAGGGTAAAGTCGGATCAAACAATTAGGCCTCACCCGTGATCTTGTGCTCACGATATAAAGAAGAATGCGGTATCCAAGTGTCGCACGAAGAGGCCGAGTAGACATTTCACTTTGGCTCCCTACCACCAATCAAGTGGGCTTCGTCGtcgcggaactatcagccttccagtccaagagaaagggagaagacGGAATCACCACCATCCCCCAGAGACTCCAACTTATTCATGAAACTGAAAGCAGCCGCATGTGATCAGAAACAAGAGAAGACCAGGAGCGAATGCAAGAATATTCTGACCAAGCCCTACATACCACCTGCTTCAGCTAACCCTATCAAAGAGGGcaaatggtacaccagggaaaagggcaAGGCGGTGGAGATTAGCCCGTCCAGAAAAAGGAAGCTACAGCACAGGTTTGGTGAAGCCAAGCGTACTCTAGAGGCTCTagatcagggcctgatcaagccttcacAGCTAGTCAAGTCGCCCGAGCAATACCAAAGAGAGATGGAGGCGCTGGATGCTAAATCGTTGAGACCTCCCTGTGGTGTTAACAAACAAACAGATTCACTAACAGGGGCCTCAAAGCCtagtgtgttttgcaggattacCGAGGAACGCTCACCTTTTCTTGCATGAAAGGAGAACTCGCCAGCTCGGTGGACACATGTCCGGCGCAAGCTTTTCCCTGAGGAGCCAGTGGTCAAAGCTTCGGTCTTTGacagactggggggcaaggataGGGCTAGCGACACCCTACAGTGGTGACCCAAGAAAGTCCAAAGTACAGTCATCTCTGCCTTAGAGGAGCACATGAAACCGGAGAGTCCTAAGCCGGCTGCCGTGATGCAAGAGCTTGAACATTGCGAGGTAAAAGGCCTCACCGAAGGATCGCTGGTGGATTGTTTGGCTAAGCAATTCTAAACCGATATCTCGGCCGCGGAGCCTAAGCTCCACTTGGAAGACGACATGGAGGAAACAGAAACAACTGACGTTTCCTGCAATATGGTCTACGTGCTCCCCGCGAGGTAAGCATTACCAGTCACTGCTCAGGACTGTGTGGGGGCAGAAGAAGAGAGTGTACAGCCATTGCAGGTTACATCAGTAGCCGCGACACCTGTAGAAGATAGGGTCCCTCAGGAAATGGAAGAGGCTCCGAACAAGGGGTCACTAATGAACTTCTCCAATCCAACGCCAGCTATGGTCCAGCACATGCGACTGCTATATATCACGGCAGACGTCGGCTGTACCAAAGTTAGTAAAATCATGATTGACCCGGAGCTGCCGTTAATGTCGTcactaccaggaccatgcacttgcttgggATCAAGCGGGAGAAAATCCAGTCCACGTCTCTCGCATTCAAAAATTTCGCGGGTactgtaacaaaaaccttggGATTATTGTTCTTACGTATTAAGGTAGGACCAGCAGAGGGGGTTTATGCCTTCTTCGTGACGGAttgctatgcggcctacagtgccattttgggcagagactggatccacaggAGTTACTGCGTACCCTCAACACTTCATCAAGAGCTGGTTATGTGGAATAGGGAAACAGATACGGCGGAGGTGATCAAGgcggatcctcgtccattccTGGTCTCCGCaaactatgtagatgccagatactatttAGAGCCTATCACTTCATTGCAGGTTAGTGGCATTgatgataagggccgccccacaggggtgacggcctctgaactggcacagtgggggcttacgcttgcgaaagaaggcttggaaaggcctggccacgttGTGCCCAAACCTTTAatcgattaatggattacgatcTCTCGGCGgaggggatagaggccttccactcgatcCACGAACGGCTATCGTCatacatggtggaaaaagaggcttatgATCGCATCGTGACCTTAGAGGTCTTTAATGAAGAACTTTCTGACCCGGAGGGCGAAGACGAAGTCAGCATTCAACTTGCCCCGGcagcgctggacgatacacctcctaaaGTTAGAGATCCTATTGAGAAGGTTAATCTGGGAACAGTAAGCGAGCCTATGGAGGTGTCTATCAgcgcttacttagagcctagcgaaaAACAGAGGCTCACTGAATTGCTATTGGAATTTAAGGATTGCTTTgcggagaagtatgaagacatgcccggcctgtcaccagaTTTGGTTTGTCATCGACTACCAACTCTTCCTGACAAGAGGCCCGTCAAGCAAGAACCTCGacgaatgaattcggagacccaGATTCTCGTAAAGGAGGGAGGTAGAGAAAATGCATAAGTCGGGCATTATCAGGGTTGCCAAGTATAAttagtggctatctaatatagtgcctgtccgaAGAAAAAAAACGGCAAGATAAGAGTCTGCGTAGATTACAGAGACTTGAATCTTGCTACACCTAAGGAtgtttaccccatgccggtcgcggatatgttggtggATGCTGTGGCAGGACATGAGTTgttatccttcatggatggtactgcaggatatcaccagattccagtcgctgaagaagacagacacaagACCGCTTTCTGCTGCCCTGGATTCGCGGGTGTCTTTGAATATTTGGTCATGCCATTTGGCCTAAAGAACGCTGGTGTGACGTATCACAGAGCCATGAActtgatcttccatgacatactGGGAAAGGTTTTAGAGGTGTACATCGATGACGTGGTGGTCAAGTCTCAGAAGAAGGGGGACCACATCGCAGATCTCAGGAAAGTATTTGAGCGCATGCGACGCCATAGACTCAAGATGAACCCGGCCAAATGCGTGTTTGGGGTCCAGGCAGGAGACTTCCTGGGGTTCATAGTTCATCAgcgaggaattgaggtccccGAAGACAAGGTGAGCGTAGTCATTAACGCATCTCCCCCGTGAACAAAGAAGGACTTACAGCGTTtgttgggtaagatcaatttcctaagacgattcatctctaactctgtaGGTAAAATCCAACCTTTCTCGCCGTTGCTGAGGTTACAAGGGCAgaatgagtttgtgtgggagcctaaacatcaagaggctttcgataGTATCAAGGCCTACTTGGCAAGTCCGCCAGTCCTGATTCCACCCAGAGCTGGGATCCCATTGAAGCTATACATTTCCGCAGCTGAGGCCTCCATTGGCAGCTTGCTCGCTCAGGATGATGAGGGAGGTATCGAGCATGCTATATTTTACCTTAGCCGGACATTAACAGATTGCGAGACGAGGTACACCCCTATGGAGAAGCTGTGCCTAACTCTGTATTTTTCAGCGTGCAAGTTGCGGCACTACTTGTTATCCTTTACCAcctgcatcatcgctcaaactGATTTGGTCATATACATGTTGTCACGACCTATCTTGAGAGGttgcattggcaaatgggtattggcTCTCTCAGAATTTTCGCTCCAATATGTACCTCAGAAAGCTGTCAAGGGGCAGGCCATCGCGGATTTTCACGCACATCATCCTACGTTAGAGATACCCGCACTAAAGGAATTAGAGATAGCGTCCACCACTACGGCTCGACCAGATTTGGCGCGCATCCCTGAGTACGCGGTTTGGTACCAAGCCACAGTCTCATTGTAGCCTTGGGTATTGttctttgatggctcaagaactgACACACTGGCTAGTGCAGGGATTGTTTTGGAAAACCCAACCGGTGAccgtttctcttattctttccaaCTAGAGTTCCAATGTACTAATAATCAGGCCGAATATGAAGCTCTTATTATTGGACTCGAGGTCTTATTGGAAATGGGCGTAAAGGACGTTCAGATTTGCGGCGACTCTCAGCTCGTTATAAACCAGCTCCAGGAAAAGTATCGTTGTGCAAGTTGGTTACTTGTACCATATCTGAATCGCACCATCGAGCTTCTGGACCAATTTGACAACGTCGATCTGGAGCATATACCCCGCCAGCGCAACTTCGCAGCTAATGAGCTCGCTCAGCTGGCCACAGGCATCACATTAAAGTATGGAGTGCGGGAACGCATTTTGAAAGTTGAGCGTCGCATATTACCTTCATGGCTTGCACGACCTGATCCACCAGATGATCCCGTGGTCGCGGTGCTAGAACATATCGATGTGGATTGGCGAATCCCGCTGATTGAGTACCTCAAACAACCGGACCCAAGAGCTGACAGGAAGATTCATTTTCTCGCGCTAAATTACTTCCTTAGAGGTGATGAGTTGCGGCGACGTGGGGAGGATGGTATAGATTTTTGGTGTGTCTATGGCCGCGAAGCTAAACGATTAATGCGCGAAGTACACACGGGGATATGTGGGGCCCATCAAGGTGGACCTAAGATGCGCTGGCTTCTGCGACGACATGgctattattggcccagcattttaaAGGATTGTATCGTATTTGCCAAAGGCTGTGAAGATTGTCAAGCGCACGGTCCAGTCCAGCATGTTCCTACCATTCCTATGCAGCCTattattaagccttggcctgcgcgaggctgggcactggacttgattgggatgatacATCCCCATTCTTCACTTCAACACAAGTTTATCATCGTTGCCACTGACTACTTCACCAAATGGGTTGAAGCAGAGCCTTTGAAAGAGGCCTTcggtgccaccattcgccagTTTATTTTTGGTAACattctctgcaggtttggtatccccgAGGTGCTAGTTTCGGACCTgggggcagcgttcatgggaggCCCTGTCGCGGAGCTTGTCAATGATTTTGGCATCCAATTCATCCACAGCACTCCGTATTACGCTCAATCTAATGGTCAAGCGGAGGCTAGCAACAGGACAATCATTACCTTACTGAAGAAGATGCTGGTAGAGAACCCTCGACAATGGCACGATACTTTGTACGAGACACtttgggcctatcgcacttctaaacggAATCCCATCGCGACAACGCCATACGCACTCATGTTTGGTCATGACGCTGTCTTACCGTTAGAAATTAACGTTCATTCCCTACGCGTGCAAGAGCAGCATCATTTGATCGGTGAAGATTACGTTCAGGCAATGTGGCAGGAACGCGAAGATTTAAGCGGGCAGCGCTTGGCGGCTTTGGACAATTTGGTAATGGACAAACGgcgtatcgcccgcgcctatgataagaggacgcGTGGTCGTAGTTACAAAGAAGGCTACCTCGTCTGGAAGGCTGTTTTACCCCTTGGCGAAAAGTTGACCGGCCGCGGTAAATGGACGACACGATGGGAAGGACCTTTTGTTATCCACCGGATCTTGGAGcgcggggcttttcacctcaaagacGTCGATGGCGACATCCATCACAACCCTATTAACAGCCGTttcttgaagaaatattaccctagtgtttgggagtttgAAGATCCTCCTGATCAATCTCTTGCCCAGGCTGGGGGGCAAACATaatcttcatcggctcgcaTCATTTCTCTATAATCATCCGGCCTTTTCTTTGTGGCCTATGATTCATGATTCTGCTTCCCCGATGAACATTGGGGGGCAACTCAATATCTATTTAAGCCTTATTTGAGGCCAGATGTATGTAATAGCCTATACATGAGGCTTCATTATTGTATtaagttttcaaattttcacattttaagtCTACTTGTTTATCCCTGGCAAAATGTGTTaagcctatacaagaggctttgtTTTTAGACTAACAAATTTTTGCAGACTTCTGCTCAAAGTAAGAGtttcattcataaagtggctttgcggccagaagcatacaacaaaaCAGATCAATACAATTACACATGCAACTACAAGGCCAAAGGTGGCTCTGAAAGGAACATAAAGCTTAAAAGTGACTGGATCTGGTTGCGGGGAGAAGGATCTGGGCACTACCACTAGcattcttcctctcttcacccagaTCCTCCTCCGATCTAAGTCGCCGCTGCTGTCATCGgtaccggaggaagagggaaggaaataatccatcataCCCCCTCATTGGGCCTTTCCTCAGGGCAGGAGTTGGGGTCCAGAGTGggcgcgactcacaaccacatctacctcctggggAAAAACAGAAACCTCGTAACCGGGCCCCGGAGGTAGACCGCGGAAGAAGAACAGTCgacctcaaagtggccttccgcccttcttcCCCATACTCCTCGCGGGCAGTCTGAGGAGACAGGCTCCTCAGAATCTagttctgccgcgttaggagcgtggcatgttcttcggtttaactgagactggcaagttcatccagattttcagaaaccaaagacatgccgccggacctgagattaggccatgaagcctacccaggtcttgagattaagccatgaagccgaTGAATTTGTGGCTAAGGGTGAAATCACGGAaggaagattttagaaactgaagaaatAGCAGCAGAGCTTGCGAGGTTATCTTTGGAGAAGACATGATGGTTTGGTTACTTATGTTCTCTGAATACCGATATTTATAGTGCCAATCCTATGCCGCGTGATAGGCCGTTGAAgtactttcaacgccatcaataagagaaTCAATGGAGTTAAATGCTACAATCtcggaaatggaagatattgaaaacgcgtgggaagcggggCAGTCTCCAAGGAGGTAACCGCCCAAATTGGGGTTATCTTTTCAACGGTTTTGCCTGTCATTGACTACTGGAGTTTAAATGatatttgggccaagcaaagtgggctaaatattaGATATTAATTTTAATGTCGTTCATACAAAGCGAAATGGGCCTGAAGTAAGAGGCCTAGAGTTTTCGACCCGCATGGGTTAAGTGAAGTAAATGTTCATCCAGACGAAAACTAGCGTCGGCCGCAGCTCGCTCCGCTTGTCGGACTGCTTCACGTGCTTGAGCTAAGTTCTGAGACATCGCTTCGAAGGCTGCTAGGGGTTGCTCTAACTGAGGTTCCTCTTGCTCAAGTTGGGCCGTCACCACAACTAACTGGGCCTCTGCTTCGATCAATTGGGCCTGAAGTTCTTGAATGTGGGTCCGAAGGTGGTTCTGCGAGATCCGCAGGTCCTTGACGAGAATAGCTCTATCGCCTAAAGAGTCCCAGGATGCTTCTGCCTGTTGTGCAAGCCCCCGATAGTGAGCCAGAACCTGCCTAGCTTGCGCAGTCGCGGTCGTTCTTTCATTAATCCGCGTAGGGAGATTTTGTAATAGCTCATATATCTCGATAAACTCAGCCTCAGTGATAGTTCGTTCGCGGCGAAGCACCATCAaatattcttgagctctggcCGGCGCGCCCAGCAATAAAATGTCAGGACCTAGAAGTCGCTGCAGCCCATCCCTCGCTTCATCTATGACTCCTGGAGGAGCCACTTCAAGTACGCGAACCAGCCTTTCCAGCCTGTTAGGAGGCTCGGGCGGGGGAACATTAGTGTTAGCTTTAATATCGACAGCGGCCGCAGCAGGGGCTTCTTGAGGCTCGACGATGGGGGCCGCGTCTGGTTCTGGTTCCGCATTTATCCCAGCTCCTACTTCAAGAACGTGGGGGGCAGGCTCTTGAGCCACCATGTCTTCACCAACGGGCTCAGCGGGATCAGCGACAGCGATTTCCTCAGCAGGAACGTTACTCTATAATTGAGGAAGGATTATCAGATACACAGAGATAATCAAGAACTGAGGCTTTGATTTTGGAACGGGGGTACCTCTGCGACCGGAAGCTCGTCTGGAATTGCTATCGGGGCAGACTCTTGAACTGTATCGCCGGGATTGGGATCAAGTGATACCTGTGCTAGAGGTTGTGCAGTGATTGGCTCCTTAGGTGGCGCATCCGGAAGGGCTGTACTTTCTTCCAGCTCGGGCGAA
This portion of the Rosa chinensis cultivar Old Blush chromosome 1, RchiOBHm-V2, whole genome shotgun sequence genome encodes:
- the LOC112199695 gene encoding uncharacterized protein LOC112199695 produces the protein MPVADMLVDAVAGHELLSFMDGKIQPFSPLLRLQGQNEFVWEPKHQEAFDSIKAYLASPPVLIPPRAGIPLKLYISAAEASIGSLLAQDDEGGIEHAIFYLSRTLTDCETRYTPMEKLCLTLYFSACKLRHYLLSFTTCIIAQTDLVIYMLSRPILRGCIGKWVLALSEFSLQYVPQKAVKGQAIADFHAHHPTLEIPALKELEIASTTTARPDLARIPEYAAEYEALIIGLEVLLEMGVKDVQICGDSQLVINQLQEKYRCASWLLVPYLNRTIELLDQFDNVDLEHIPRQRNFAANELAQLATGITLKYGVRERILKVERRILPSWLARPDPPDDPVVAVLEHIDVDWRIPLIEYLKQPDPRADRKIHFLALNYFLRGDELRRRGEDGIDFWFGIPEVLVSDLGAAFMGGPVAELVNDFGIQFIHSTPYYAQSNGQAEASNRTIITLLKKMLVENPRQWHDTLYETLWAYRTSKRNPIATTPYALMFGHDAVLPLEINVHSLRVQEQHHLIGEDYVQAMWQEREDLSGQRLAALDNLVMDKRRIARAYDKRTRGRSYKEGYLVWKAVLPLGEKLTGRGKWTTRWEGPFVIHRILERGAFHLKDVDGDIHHNPINSRFLKKYYPSVWEFEDPPDQSLAQAGGQT